The following proteins come from a genomic window of Megalobrama amblycephala isolate DHTTF-2021 linkage group LG1, ASM1881202v1, whole genome shotgun sequence:
- the map2k4a gene encoding dual specificity mitogen-activated protein kinase kinase 4a isoform X4, producing the protein MKGKRKALKLNFANPPIKPTSRITLNTAGLPFQNPHIERLRTHSIESSGKLKISPEQHWDFTAEDLKDLGEIGRGAYGSVNKMVHKPSQQIMAVKRIRSTVDEREQKQLLMDLDVVMRSSDCPYIVQFYGALFREGDCWICMELMSTSFDKFYKYVYSSLDEVIPEEILGKITLATVKALNHLKENLKIIHRDIKPSNILLDRKGNIKLCDFGISGQLVDSIAKTRDAGCRPYMAPERIDPSASRQGYDVRSDVWSLGITLYELATGRFPYPKWNSVFDQLTQVVKGDPPQLSSSEERQFSPKFINFVNLCLTKDESKRPKYKELLKHPFIQIYEERTVDVASYVCLILDQMPASPSSPMYMD; encoded by the exons ATGAAGG GTAAACGTAAAGCCCTGAAGTTAAATTTTGCCAATCCTCCAATCAAACCTACTTCCAGAATCACTCTGAACACTGCCGGACTTCCTTTCCAGAACCCACACAT agaaCGGCTGCGAACACACAGTATCGAGTCATCTGGGAAGCTGAAGATCTCTCCGGAGCAGCACTGGGACTTCACGGCGGAAGACCTGAAGGATCTCGGAGAGATCGGCCGAGGAGCGTATGGCTCTGTCAACAAGATGGTGCACAAACCCAGCCAACAAATCATGGCTGTCAAA AGGATCAGGTCGACGGTAGACGAGCGAGAGCAGAAACAGCTGCTGATGGATCTAGATGTGGTCATGAGGAGCAGCGACTGTCCCTACATCGTCCAGTTTTACGGGGCTCTTTTCAGAGAG ggGGACTGCTGGATATGCATGGAGCTCATGTCTACCTCCTTCGACAAATTCTACAAATACGTTTATTCCTCTTTAGACGAAGTGATTCCAGAAGAGATTTTAGGGAAAATAACATTAgct ACTGTGAAAGCACTTAACCACTTAAAAGAAAACTTGAAAATTATTCACAGAG ATATAAAGCCATCAAATATCCTCCTGGACAGAAAAGGCAACATTAAGCTGTGTGATTTTGGCATCAGTGGGCAGCTGGTCGACTCCATTGCCAAAACCAGAGATGCAGGCTGCAGACCGTATATGGCA CCGGAGAGGATAGACCCCAGCGCCTCCAGACAGGGTTATGATGTGCGCTCAGACGTGTGGAGTTTGGGAATCACGCTG tatGAACTGGCCACAGGACGGTTTCCCTACCCGAAGTGGAACAGCGTGTTTGATCAGCTGACGCAGGTGGTGAAGGGCGACCCGCCGCAGCTCAGCAGCtcagaggagaggcagttctcCCCCAAATTCATCAACTTCGTCAACCTGtg CCTTACAAAGGACGAGTCAAAGAGGCCAAAGTACAAAGAGCTTCTG AAACATCCCTTCATTCAGATCTACGAGGAGCGTACGGTCGACGTGGCCAGCTACGTCTGCCTGATCCTGGATCAGATGCCCGCGTCTCCCAGCTCTCCGATGTACATGGACTGA
- the map2k4a gene encoding dual specificity mitogen-activated protein kinase kinase 4a isoform X2 — MATSSSSSNPSAAAASSLSSSSAQQHPTQSQQHISSTMSSMQGKRKALKLNFANPPIKPTSRITLNTAGLPFQNPHIERLRTHSIESSGKLKISPEQHWDFTAEDLKDLGEIGRGAYGSVNKMVHKPSQQIMAVKRIRSTVDEREQKQLLMDLDVVMRSSDCPYIVQFYGALFREGDCWICMELMSTSFDKFYKYVYSSLDEVIPEEILGKITLATVKALNHLKENLKIIHRDIKPSNILLDRKGNIKLCDFGISGQLVDSIAKTRDAGCRPYMAPERIDPSASRQGYDVRSDVWSLGITLYELATGRFPYPKWNSVFDQLTQVVKGDPPQLSSSEERQFSPKFINFVNLCLTKDESKRPKYKELLKHPFIQIYEERTVDVASYVCLILDQMPASPSSPMYMD; from the exons ATGGCGACGTCCAGTTCCAGCAGTAAcccatcagcagcagcagcctccagCCTGAGCAGCAGCAGCGCGCAGCAGCACCCGACCCAAAGCCAGCAGCACATCAGCAGCACCATGAGCAGCATGCAAG GTAAACGTAAAGCCCTGAAGTTAAATTTTGCCAATCCTCCAATCAAACCTACTTCCAGAATCACTCTGAACACTGCCGGACTTCCTTTCCAGAACCCACACAT agaaCGGCTGCGAACACACAGTATCGAGTCATCTGGGAAGCTGAAGATCTCTCCGGAGCAGCACTGGGACTTCACGGCGGAAGACCTGAAGGATCTCGGAGAGATCGGCCGAGGAGCGTATGGCTCTGTCAACAAGATGGTGCACAAACCCAGCCAACAAATCATGGCTGTCAAA AGGATCAGGTCGACGGTAGACGAGCGAGAGCAGAAACAGCTGCTGATGGATCTAGATGTGGTCATGAGGAGCAGCGACTGTCCCTACATCGTCCAGTTTTACGGGGCTCTTTTCAGAGAG ggGGACTGCTGGATATGCATGGAGCTCATGTCTACCTCCTTCGACAAATTCTACAAATACGTTTATTCCTCTTTAGACGAAGTGATTCCAGAAGAGATTTTAGGGAAAATAACATTAgct ACTGTGAAAGCACTTAACCACTTAAAAGAAAACTTGAAAATTATTCACAGAG ATATAAAGCCATCAAATATCCTCCTGGACAGAAAAGGCAACATTAAGCTGTGTGATTTTGGCATCAGTGGGCAGCTGGTCGACTCCATTGCCAAAACCAGAGATGCAGGCTGCAGACCGTATATGGCA CCGGAGAGGATAGACCCCAGCGCCTCCAGACAGGGTTATGATGTGCGCTCAGACGTGTGGAGTTTGGGAATCACGCTG tatGAACTGGCCACAGGACGGTTTCCCTACCCGAAGTGGAACAGCGTGTTTGATCAGCTGACGCAGGTGGTGAAGGGCGACCCGCCGCAGCTCAGCAGCtcagaggagaggcagttctcCCCCAAATTCATCAACTTCGTCAACCTGtg CCTTACAAAGGACGAGTCAAAGAGGCCAAAGTACAAAGAGCTTCTG AAACATCCCTTCATTCAGATCTACGAGGAGCGTACGGTCGACGTGGCCAGCTACGTCTGCCTGATCCTGGATCAGATGCCCGCGTCTCCCAGCTCTCCGATGTACATGGACTGA
- the map2k4a gene encoding dual specificity mitogen-activated protein kinase kinase 4a isoform X3, with the protein MATSSSSSNPSAAAASSLSSSSAQQHPTQSQQHISSTMSSMQALKLNFANPPIKPTSRITLNTAGLPFQNPHIERLRTHSIESSGKLKISPEQHWDFTAEDLKDLGEIGRGAYGSVNKMVHKPSQQIMAVKRIRSTVDEREQKQLLMDLDVVMRSSDCPYIVQFYGALFREGDCWICMELMSTSFDKFYKYVYSSLDEVIPEEILGKITLATVKALNHLKENLKIIHRDIKPSNILLDRKGNIKLCDFGISGQLVDSIAKTRDAGCRPYMAPERIDPSASRQGYDVRSDVWSLGITLYELATGRFPYPKWNSVFDQLTQVVKGDPPQLSSSEERQFSPKFINFVNLCLTKDESKRPKYKELLKHPFIQIYEERTVDVASYVCLILDQMPASPSSPMYMD; encoded by the exons ATGGCGACGTCCAGTTCCAGCAGTAAcccatcagcagcagcagcctccagCCTGAGCAGCAGCAGCGCGCAGCAGCACCCGACCCAAAGCCAGCAGCACATCAGCAGCACCATGAGCAGCATGCAAG CCCTGAAGTTAAATTTTGCCAATCCTCCAATCAAACCTACTTCCAGAATCACTCTGAACACTGCCGGACTTCCTTTCCAGAACCCACACAT agaaCGGCTGCGAACACACAGTATCGAGTCATCTGGGAAGCTGAAGATCTCTCCGGAGCAGCACTGGGACTTCACGGCGGAAGACCTGAAGGATCTCGGAGAGATCGGCCGAGGAGCGTATGGCTCTGTCAACAAGATGGTGCACAAACCCAGCCAACAAATCATGGCTGTCAAA AGGATCAGGTCGACGGTAGACGAGCGAGAGCAGAAACAGCTGCTGATGGATCTAGATGTGGTCATGAGGAGCAGCGACTGTCCCTACATCGTCCAGTTTTACGGGGCTCTTTTCAGAGAG ggGGACTGCTGGATATGCATGGAGCTCATGTCTACCTCCTTCGACAAATTCTACAAATACGTTTATTCCTCTTTAGACGAAGTGATTCCAGAAGAGATTTTAGGGAAAATAACATTAgct ACTGTGAAAGCACTTAACCACTTAAAAGAAAACTTGAAAATTATTCACAGAG ATATAAAGCCATCAAATATCCTCCTGGACAGAAAAGGCAACATTAAGCTGTGTGATTTTGGCATCAGTGGGCAGCTGGTCGACTCCATTGCCAAAACCAGAGATGCAGGCTGCAGACCGTATATGGCA CCGGAGAGGATAGACCCCAGCGCCTCCAGACAGGGTTATGATGTGCGCTCAGACGTGTGGAGTTTGGGAATCACGCTG tatGAACTGGCCACAGGACGGTTTCCCTACCCGAAGTGGAACAGCGTGTTTGATCAGCTGACGCAGGTGGTGAAGGGCGACCCGCCGCAGCTCAGCAGCtcagaggagaggcagttctcCCCCAAATTCATCAACTTCGTCAACCTGtg CCTTACAAAGGACGAGTCAAAGAGGCCAAAGTACAAAGAGCTTCTG AAACATCCCTTCATTCAGATCTACGAGGAGCGTACGGTCGACGTGGCCAGCTACGTCTGCCTGATCCTGGATCAGATGCCCGCGTCTCCCAGCTCTCCGATGTACATGGACTGA
- the map2k4a gene encoding dual specificity mitogen-activated protein kinase kinase 4a isoform X1 → MATSSSSSNPSAAAASSLSSSSAQQHPTQSQQHISSTMSSMQGFQINLSGLPQSKRKALKLNFANPPIKPTSRITLNTAGLPFQNPHIERLRTHSIESSGKLKISPEQHWDFTAEDLKDLGEIGRGAYGSVNKMVHKPSQQIMAVKRIRSTVDEREQKQLLMDLDVVMRSSDCPYIVQFYGALFREGDCWICMELMSTSFDKFYKYVYSSLDEVIPEEILGKITLATVKALNHLKENLKIIHRDIKPSNILLDRKGNIKLCDFGISGQLVDSIAKTRDAGCRPYMAPERIDPSASRQGYDVRSDVWSLGITLYELATGRFPYPKWNSVFDQLTQVVKGDPPQLSSSEERQFSPKFINFVNLCLTKDESKRPKYKELLKHPFIQIYEERTVDVASYVCLILDQMPASPSSPMYMD, encoded by the exons ATGGCGACGTCCAGTTCCAGCAGTAAcccatcagcagcagcagcctccagCCTGAGCAGCAGCAGCGCGCAGCAGCACCCGACCCAAAGCCAGCAGCACATCAGCAGCACCATGAGCAGCATGCAAG GGTTTCAGATAAACCTGTCTGGACTTCCCCAAA GTAAACGTAAAGCCCTGAAGTTAAATTTTGCCAATCCTCCAATCAAACCTACTTCCAGAATCACTCTGAACACTGCCGGACTTCCTTTCCAGAACCCACACAT agaaCGGCTGCGAACACACAGTATCGAGTCATCTGGGAAGCTGAAGATCTCTCCGGAGCAGCACTGGGACTTCACGGCGGAAGACCTGAAGGATCTCGGAGAGATCGGCCGAGGAGCGTATGGCTCTGTCAACAAGATGGTGCACAAACCCAGCCAACAAATCATGGCTGTCAAA AGGATCAGGTCGACGGTAGACGAGCGAGAGCAGAAACAGCTGCTGATGGATCTAGATGTGGTCATGAGGAGCAGCGACTGTCCCTACATCGTCCAGTTTTACGGGGCTCTTTTCAGAGAG ggGGACTGCTGGATATGCATGGAGCTCATGTCTACCTCCTTCGACAAATTCTACAAATACGTTTATTCCTCTTTAGACGAAGTGATTCCAGAAGAGATTTTAGGGAAAATAACATTAgct ACTGTGAAAGCACTTAACCACTTAAAAGAAAACTTGAAAATTATTCACAGAG ATATAAAGCCATCAAATATCCTCCTGGACAGAAAAGGCAACATTAAGCTGTGTGATTTTGGCATCAGTGGGCAGCTGGTCGACTCCATTGCCAAAACCAGAGATGCAGGCTGCAGACCGTATATGGCA CCGGAGAGGATAGACCCCAGCGCCTCCAGACAGGGTTATGATGTGCGCTCAGACGTGTGGAGTTTGGGAATCACGCTG tatGAACTGGCCACAGGACGGTTTCCCTACCCGAAGTGGAACAGCGTGTTTGATCAGCTGACGCAGGTGGTGAAGGGCGACCCGCCGCAGCTCAGCAGCtcagaggagaggcagttctcCCCCAAATTCATCAACTTCGTCAACCTGtg CCTTACAAAGGACGAGTCAAAGAGGCCAAAGTACAAAGAGCTTCTG AAACATCCCTTCATTCAGATCTACGAGGAGCGTACGGTCGACGTGGCCAGCTACGTCTGCCTGATCCTGGATCAGATGCCCGCGTCTCCCAGCTCTCCGATGTACATGGACTGA